ATAGGCACTCAAATGCTGGCAAAAGGCCACCACCTGCCAAATCTTAGTTTAGTGATAGTGTTAGATGCCGATAGCTCTTTGGTGAGCAGTGACTATCGTGCGGTAGAGCGTTTTGGCCAATTAATGATGCAGGTGACTGGTCGCGCCGGGCGTGAAGCCCAGCAGGGTTTAGCACTGATTCAAACCCATTACAGTGAGCACCCGATTTTGCAAACGCTTATTCAGCAAGGGTATGCGGCGATGGCGGATGAGCAGCTCGCCGAAAGAAAATTGTTGCAGCTACCGCCATTTGCTTTTCAAGCCATGTTGCGCATAGAAGATAAGTCTGAGCGCAATGCTGCAGAGAGCCTAGAGCGAATGCGCGATTATTGCTCGCAGCAAGCACTTCCTGTTGAGCCGATAGGCCCGTTTCCTGCGCCATTACAGCGCCGAGCAAATTACTACCGTTATCAGCTTGTGCTTCAGGCTGCTTCACGCAAGGCTTTAGCGCATACATTAGAAAATTTGTTAGATGCGCTGCATACGGAGCCCAGCTTGCAGATAAAAGCATCGCAGCGCTTTTCGGTAGACGTTGATCCGCAGGCTTCAGCGTAAAAATGGGCATCCGGCATGACGGAACCAGATGCCCATGAATGTATTCCTTACCCGCATAAAGAATACGAATAAATCATAGCAATGGCATGCCATTAATGCAAATGATTATTATTACTATTCGTGCGTGACAAGTATCTCATCATTCAGTGTTAAATCAGTATGAGTTGGTCGCAGTAACTTGTGATAAAATATCGCGCGAGTTTTACTAGTTATTGAGAAGTTTGATGACCGACATCGATTTATCAATTGTTGTACCTATGTATAACGAAGAAGAAAATGTTCAGCCCTTAATCCAGAAAATTAGCAGTATTTTCGTGGAGCACAGTCTGCAAGTTGAATTGATCGTGGTTAACGACGGCAGTACAGACAATACCGCTAAAGCTTTGGCGGCTCATGCTGCGGATGCGCAGATTAATATTCGCTGTATTGAGCTGCAGCGTAATTTTGGTCAGACTGCCGCAATGCAAGCTGGCATTGATGCAGCTGAGGGTGAGTTCATCGCCACCATGGATGGTGATTTGCAAAATGATCCAGCCGATATCCCTCGAATGTTAGAGGAGCTGCAGCAGCGTGATCTTGATCTCCTGCAGGGCTGGCGCTTTGATCGACAAGACGATTTATATTCAAGAAAAATTCCCTCACGCATTGCCAATAAACTGATTCAGTCGGTTACTGGGGTAAAGCTGCATGACTATGGCTGCAGTTTAAAAGTGTATCGCGCCGAGATCCTCAAGCAGGTGCGTTTATACGGTGAGATGCATCGTTTTATTCCGGTCTGGATCGCTAATATCACCGGCCCGAATCGTATCGGCGAAACCAAGGTGTCACATCACGCAAGGCAGTTTGGCGAGTCTAAGTATGGCATTTCTCGTACCTTTAGAGTGATTGTGGATTTATTAGCCGCCTTCTTCTTTTTGCGTTTCAGAGCAAGACCCAGTCATTTTTTTGGTATCTTAGGGTTGCTCGTTGGTCTGATTTCAGGTGTGATATTTGTTTACTTAGGCATCGATAAATTTATCTTTGGTAACGATATTGGTAACCGCCCCTTGCTACTGGTGTCGAATATTCTGGGCATGGCCTCGTTACAATTTTTAACCACTGGGGTGCTAGCTGAAATGATGAGCCGGATTTTATTTCAAGGCTCCGAGCATAAGGAATATGTTGTTCGACACGATCGATTAAATCGAGACTGAGCATGAATTTCTTTAAGCCGCTGCAGGCAATGGCGTGGCGCTATATTATCGCCTTGGCGGTTTTCTGCCTAAGCATTCTGCACTTGCCGTTGGCCTTGCTGCCGCTGGGTCGCGATCAGGGCGTATGGACCAGTGTCGCATTGGCCCTAAATGCTGGCGATGCGATGTATGCGCAAATTCTGCATTTTAATTTGCCGGGTCTAGGCTTTTTATACGCGCTATTATTCAAAGTTTTCCCGGCGCCTGCCGCCGTGGTTGCTGCTGCCAGTTGGCTAGCCTCATTGATCGTGATGCTGGCGATCGCTGCAATTTTACGTCGCGCAGGCTTTGAGCTAGCGGCGAAACTGTTTCTACTGCTGTTTGCGGTATTGGCTGCCCCGGCATTTGATTACTGGAATATTGCGCAAAAAGACTACTTGGCGTTTGCTTGTCTGGCGCTCGTCGTAGCGATCATGTCGGCAGCTGAGGCAGATAAACCAAAGCGCTGGCGCTGGGTGTTTGCTGCTGGCGCGGTGGTTGCGGTAGGCAGCTTATTTAAGCCAATATATGGCCTGATCGGCGTGCCAATTGCGGTGCTTGAGTTCTGCCGTTTACAGGGTTTGCAATCAGCTAAGCACTGCCGCCAGGCTATTATTAGTCTAACGTTATTGCTGATGGGTTTCCTTGCGATTGCGGCATTGTTTTTAGTCTATCTGGCTATGCACCAGGCACTGATGCCTGCTTATCATGCAATTTTTCAGTTTGCTCCTTGGTATGCAACGCGCTCAGCACCTGGCTGGCTGTTTATGACGGTATTACTGCTTGCCTCTACCAATATGACCAATATTGCTATGCCGCTAGCATCGCTGATCAATGCCGTGATCATGCTGCCCTTAGTATTTTTGGGCTTTTGTATTGGCCTGAAAAAGCCGCAGCGATTGCGCTTAATGTGGCTGTATTTGCTCGCTGGCTTCGCGCTACTGGCGTATTTTGTTCAACAAAAAGGCTTTCCCTACCATGCAATGCCATGGATAGTCTGCGCCGCTGCATTTGTCGCGATTGCGGTAGTGTGCTTATACCATAAGACAGCTGCCTCACGCTGGGGGCGCGGCTTATTGGCGCTGGCGCTGCTGATTTTAGTGTCTCGCAGCTTGGTGTTTAGTCACTATGGCCAAGGCCTGCTGCCGGCGGCGTTTGGTGTGACGACGCGCGAGGCGTATCTGGCTGAGTACTATGATCCGCCTGATAGCCCGCATCCGCTTGATGCCGAAGCAGCGGCGCGGTGGATTGCCAGCAATACCGCAGCTGACGATACTATCGTGGTTTGGGGGATGGAGAATCAGATCTATAGTTTGTCGCAGCGCCACTTTGCCGGCNGGCATCACTTTAGTTTTTTACTGGATGCAAATATTGACGCTACTTCACCGCTTGGGCAATGGCAGGCTGGGCTGCGGCAGCAGTACCTAGCCAGTTTGACGGCGCAGCCGCCGAAATATTTTATATTCTTATTGAAACAGCCCGAACAAGCCATTTCTTTAGCAGCAGGCAGCGCGGCCACTTTAACTCAAGTGCCTGCTGTGCAGGCTTTTTTGCAGCAACATTATGGCTTTGCTAAACAGTTCGGCCGACTGGTGATTTTTGCCTATCAGCAGTAAAACAACTGCCAATTTTTCTTACCCAGCTTAACCAAAAAATAACCTTGGTATTTTGCCTGAGAACGGTCAAAAGCGGCCTCGGTAGACATATTGTCAGCTAAGCCTTTCGCCTCACCGTTGATCAATACGGCATCTCTTGCAAGAGCATCTTTGACTTGTTTACCCGACTTTGCCATACCGCTATCAGTGAGCAGCTGAACCAAGCTAATCTCAGACAAGGCAAAATCATTGAGATTAGTCGCCGGCAGCCCGTCCTGTTTTAATTGCTCAAAATCGTCTTGCGATAGCGCTGCTTGGTCGCCAGAAAATAATGCCTCGCTGATACGCATCGCGGCAGCGAGCCCTGCTTCCCCATGCACCAGCTGGGTTACCTCGCGCGCTAATATCGCCTGCGCCTCTGGACGCCCCTGGCGCGCTTGATCTGCTTGCTCAATCGCGTTGATTTCAGCTACCGATAAAAAGGTGAAATACTTTAAAAACTTATACACATCAGCGTCAGCAGTATTTAACCAGAACTGGTAAAAAGCGTATGGAGAGGTTTTTTTACTGTCTAGCCAAATGGTGCCTGATTCGGTTTTGCCAAATTTAGTGCCGTCAGCTTTGGTGACTAACGGTAGGGTTAAGCCAAATGCTTTACCTCCGTGCATGCGGCGAGTTAGCTCGGTGCCGCCGGTAATATTGCCCCACTGATCTGAGCCACCAATTTGCAGGGTGCACTCATGGCGTTGGTAGAGCTCAGCAAAATCAAAGGACTGCAGCAGCATATAGGTAAATTCAGTAAATGAAATGCCGCTGCCCTCTCGCTCAATGCGCTGTTTCACCGATTCTTTTTGAATCATGGCATTGACCGAAAAGTATTTGCCAACGTCACGCAAAAAGTCCAGTGTTGACATGTCGGCAGTCCAGTCAAGGTTATTCACAACCTGCGCTGCATTGTCGCCCTCAAAATGAATAAACTGGCTGACTTGCGCGGTTAGCCGCTGGACCCAGCCAGCAACGGTGTCGGCAGTGTTCAATTGACGCTCTTGGGCTTTAAACGATGGATCACCAATCAAGCCAGTGGCGCCGCCAACCAAAGCAATAGGACGATGGCCAGCCAGTTGGAAGCGCTTCAGGGTAAGTAGCGGCACTAAGGAGCCGATATGCAGCGAGTCAGCCGTTGGGTCGAATCCGCAATATAAGCTACGCGGGCTGTTTAAGTGGGTTTCAAGTTCACCCGCTTCACCGGTTTGTTGCTGAATTAAACCGCGTTCGGCAAGTTCGTTGAGTAAAGCGTTGGTGCTCATGATGGGCCTTTTTAACAGTGATAAAGCATGCAATTGTGGCCGAAGAATATAGTAAAGCGCCTAAATTACAAGAGCCAAGATAAAAGCTTTGATATACTGCCAAACAACTCAGCCGACCACAGCAATTATAAAGAAGCCACTGTTTTGAAATTACACTCTTTGCCTCAGTTGCTGAATGCCTTTCCTAAACAGCATCTCATTGTTTTATCAGGATTAGTATTATTGTTATTGCTGAGTCAGCTAAGCATGCAGGACGGTGATCAGCATCAGCTAATAGAGCTTAGCTTGCCCCTTGAGCCAACCACAGTGCCTAATCAGCCGCTTGCCGATGCTGATGCTAATCCAGAGCTTGAGCCTATCACAGAAGCGATTGAAAAGGCGCTCGACAAAGATTTTGACAAAAACCTCGATATAGCAGCTGATGAAGATGCCGATGACGCGCAAACGGGCGATGCGGCGATTGTGCAGGACGAGACGCTTCGCTGGCGCGAAACCGAGGTGAAAGCCGGCGACTCATTGGCAGCGATTTTCAGTCGCATGGGCTTTAGCCCATCGTTATTAAGCCAAATCATGCAGTCAGATGACAAAGCCAGCTTATTTACTCGTATTCACCCGGGTCATCGTTTTAGATTTGCTACCGACGGCGAAGATAATTTACAAATTTTACAATATCTGCCGTCACAGCTTGAAACTCTTGAAGCGCTGCGACTCGATGATGGCAGTTATAGTATTACCCAGCAAGTTCGTGAGCCTGAGGTACAGCTAGCCTTTCAATATGCTGAACTGCAAGACTCCTTATCGCTTGCTGCTGAGGATGCTGGCATCTCTCAGCGGCTGGTGATGAATATGGCCAATATTTTCAGTGGCGTGATGGACTTTGTGTACGACCCGCGTAAGGGCGATCGCTTTACTCTAATGTATGAAGAGCTGTATTTAGACGGTAAAAAAATCGCCAACGGTGATATTCTGGTGGCCAGCTACCAAAGCCAAAACCATAAACAGCGCTTTCAAGCCTTCCGCTTTGAATTCAGCGATGGCAGCGCTGGTTATTTCAATTCAGAAGGGCTGTCGATGCGTAAGGCGTTTTTACGTGCACCATTAGACTTTACCCGCATTAGCTCGGGTTTTAATCTGCGCCGCATGCACCCGATCCATAAAAAAATACGCGCGCACCGCGGCACTGACTATGCCGCACCCAGAGGCACGCCGGTCTATGCTGCGGGCGATGGCAGAATTTGGAAGTCTGGCTTTTCGAAGGCGAATGGCAACTATATCGTGATTCGCCATCCAGGCGGCTACGAGACAAAATATTTGCACCTTGATAAACGCTTTGTGCGCTCTGGTGAGAAAGTTGTTCAGCGCGAAACCATCGGTACAGTTGGCTCAACGGGTTACTCAACTGGGCCACATTTGCATTACGAGTTTTTGGTAAACGGCGTGCACCGCAATCCTCGCACCATCATCGATAAACTGCCGACCGCAAAACCGGTGCCGAAGCAAGAGCGCGCTGCCTTTGAGCAGCAGTTACGTTATCTGCAGTCGCAGTATGAAAGCCTGCAGTCTGCGCCGGGCGAGGATGCTGGCGGTGACGATATAAGCGCCGTACCCTAAGCGGTTTAACAGTGAGCAAACACGATCAAAGGCGTGATGAATCAGCTATGATGAAAAACCCATGATGAAAAAGCCATGATGAATAAACCAGGCGAGCTATATATCGGCCTGATGTCCGGCACCAGTTTGGATGCCGTTGATGCCGTACTGGTCGATTTTAAACAGCCGCAGCTTAAGCTGCTTGCCAATTATCAGTTGCCACTGACTGCGACATTGAAGACAGAAATCTTGGCGCTGAATCAGCCTGGCCATGATGACTTAAACCGTGCGATGCGCATGCAGCGTGAATTGGGCTATGTGTTTGCCCACGCGGTGCAGGCCTTGCTGGCAGCTGCCGAGCTTGAGTCCAGCGCTATCAGCGCGATTGGCAGCCATGGACAAACCGTACGACATCAACCCCAGGGTGAATTTGGTTTTAGCTTACAATTAGGTGATCCGGCAACGATAGCCGAGCTTACCGGCATCCCTTGCTGCGCCGACTTTCGCAGCCGCGATATTGCCGCGGGTGGCCAAGGTGCGCCGTTAGTGCCGGCGTTTCACCAGCGTTATTTAGCTAGCGATCAGCAAGCAAGAGCGATTGTGAATATCGGCGGCATGGCGAATATAAGCTTGCTACAGCCGGGGCAAGCCTTG
The Pseudomonadales bacterium genome window above contains:
- a CDS encoding glycosyltransferase family 2 protein gives rise to the protein MTDIDLSIVVPMYNEEENVQPLIQKISSIFVEHSLQVELIVVNDGSTDNTAKALAAHAADAQINIRCIELQRNFGQTAAMQAGIDAAEGEFIATMDGDLQNDPADIPRMLEELQQRDLDLLQGWRFDRQDDLYSRKIPSRIANKLIQSVTGVKLHDYGCSLKVYRAEILKQVRLYGEMHRFIPVWIANITGPNRIGETKVSHHARQFGESKYGISRTFRVIVDLLAAFFFLRFRARPSHFFGILGLLVGLISGVIFVYLGIDKFIFGNDIGNRPLLLVSNILGMASLQFLTTGVLAEMMSRILFQGSEHKEYVVRHDRLNRD
- the tyrS gene encoding tyrosine--tRNA ligase encodes the protein MSTNALLNELAERGLIQQQTGEAGELETHLNSPRSLYCGFDPTADSLHIGSLVPLLTLKRFQLAGHRPIALVGGATGLIGDPSFKAQERQLNTADTVAGWVQRLTAQVSQFIHFEGDNAAQVVNNLDWTADMSTLDFLRDVGKYFSVNAMIQKESVKQRIEREGSGISFTEFTYMLLQSFDFAELYQRHECTLQIGGSDQWGNITGGTELTRRMHGGKAFGLTLPLVTKADGTKFGKTESGTIWLDSKKTSPYAFYQFWLNTADADVYKFLKYFTFLSVAEINAIEQADQARQGRPEAQAILAREVTQLVHGEAGLAAAMRISEALFSGDQAALSQDDFEQLKQDGLPATNLNDFALSEISLVQLLTDSGMAKSGKQVKDALARDAVLINGEAKGLADNMSTEAAFDRSQAKYQGYFLVKLGKKNWQLFYC
- a CDS encoding anhydro-N-acetylmuramic acid kinase, whose product is MNKPGELYIGLMSGTSLDAVDAVLVDFKQPQLKLLANYQLPLTATLKTEILALNQPGHDDLNRAMRMQRELGYVFAHAVQALLAAAELESSAISAIGSHGQTVRHQPQGEFGFSLQLGDPATIAELTGIPCCADFRSRDIAAGGQGAPLVPAFHQRYLASDQQARAIVNIGGMANISLLQPGQALRGFDTGPGNVLMDAWIDLHLQQPFDRDGSWAATGTVNQQLLADLLQHPFFAQTGPKSTGRETFGVSMLTPLSGQDTAANIQATLLELTAQTIVAGLDANIEAIYLCGGGAKNTQLRQRIAALAERPVETTEQLGMSAEYLEAIAFAWLARCLIRGETSNAPTVTGAKGERILGAIYPA
- a CDS encoding peptidoglycan DD-metalloendopeptidase family protein is translated as MKLHSLPQLLNAFPKQHLIVLSGLVLLLLLSQLSMQDGDQHQLIELSLPLEPTTVPNQPLADADANPELEPITEAIEKALDKDFDKNLDIAADEDADDAQTGDAAIVQDETLRWRETEVKAGDSLAAIFSRMGFSPSLLSQIMQSDDKASLFTRIHPGHRFRFATDGEDNLQILQYLPSQLETLEALRLDDGSYSITQQVREPEVQLAFQYAELQDSLSLAAEDAGISQRLVMNMANIFSGVMDFVYDPRKGDRFTLMYEELYLDGKKIANGDILVASYQSQNHKQRFQAFRFEFSDGSAGYFNSEGLSMRKAFLRAPLDFTRISSGFNLRRMHPIHKKIRAHRGTDYAAPRGTPVYAAGDGRIWKSGFSKANGNYIVIRHPGGYETKYLHLDKRFVRSGEKVVQRETIGTVGSTGYSTGPHLHYEFLVNGVHRNPRTIIDKLPTAKPVPKQERAAFEQQLRYLQSQYESLQSAPGEDAGGDDISAVP